One stretch of Asterias rubens chromosome 8, eAstRub1.3, whole genome shotgun sequence DNA includes these proteins:
- the LOC117293208 gene encoding inhibitor of growth protein 1-like, with translation MTNQTSMDTAKSTAYVEDYLDCIESLPNDLQRNVSQMREVDSLYQSVLKEIQQHYKTLGDKDLDGNSRRRCLVQMQCALVRSQELGDEKLHLASQIVELTENRLRQMETNSESLIIRERVEQRTQETSKVNIKSSYTKPGYVKPGYNKPGYNKQGYNKPGYGKPGYGKPGYGKVAAYNKVAKKVVENNQEKAMKRPRRQRNHDNGKEKEIEVPTNEVAKPAKKKKRSKVNKAERVASPVEPPIDPNEPTYCLCNQVSYGEMVGCDNKDCPFEWFHFGCVGLTLKPKGRWYCPRCRPAQEAKKK, from the exons ATGACAAATCAAACCTCCATGGATACTGCAAAATCTACGGCGTATGTTGAAGACTACTTGGACTGTATCGAATCTCTGCCCAACGACTTGCAGCGGAATGTTTCTCAAATGCGGGAAGTGGACAGTTTGTACCAAT CTGTACTCAAAGAGATTCAACAGCACTACAAGACTCTGGGTGACAAGGATCTAGATGGAAACTCCAGGCGTCGATGTTTGGTCCAAATGCAGTGCGCCCTCGTGCGTAGCCAAGAACTTGGTGATGAGAAACTGCACCTCGCCTCACAGATTGTGGAGTTGACAGAGAATCGGCTGAGGCAGATGGAGACAAACTCCGAGAGCTTGATCATCCGGGAGAGAGTCGAGCAGCGCACACAAGAGACCAGCAAAGTCAACATCAAGTCGAGCTACACCAAACCTGGTTACGTTAAACCAGGTTACAACAAACCAGGTTACAACAAGCAAGGCTACAATAAACCGGGATACGGCAAACCTGGTTATGGTAAACCTGGTTACGGGAAGGTGGCAGCTTATAACAAGGTCGCTAAGAAGGTTGTGGAGAACAACCAGGAGAAGGCGATGAAGAGGCCAAGGAGGCAGCGTAACCACGACAACGGGAAAGAGAAGGAGATTGAAGTGCCGACCAACGAAGTCGCCAAACCGGCTAAGAAGAAGAAACGCTCCAAGGTCAATAAAGCTGAGAGGGTAGCGTCTCCGGTCGAACCTCCAATCGACCCCAACGAACCTACGTACTGTCTGTGTAACCAAGTGTCCTATGGTGAAATGGTTGGATGCGACAACAAAGATTGTCCATTTGAGTGGTTCCACTTTGGTTGTGTTGGACTCACCCTCAAGCCCAAGGGTAGGTGGTACTGCCCAAGATGTCGACCGGCGCAGGAGGCAAAGAAAAAGTAG
- the LOC117293281 gene encoding probable cysteine--tRNA ligase, mitochondrial codes for MIPRVPFSTIWTSRHNGKLLLSGQPTITCLSSSSASISATVPLQRMSSCLSCKSQFAKRKYTRHKHAHVIQKLGFLGNTSWSQEQVSVQRRHYIIANREQILPTSKGRNLNFKSYESTNCVRCLNTSNHGNVRLSQQQGSYVKKLSKVLRDRLIEREKIADLKRAAPVVEDQSTASAKSDWVKRDGYDTGIMVQNSLTKQQYKKEPLVLCNKSVATWYSCGPTVYDSAHIGHASCFVRFDILRRIMTEFYDIDVVQVQGITDIDTKIIRRAEDEGIDFYKLTKKYENEFLRDLEKLQVLPATVVSRVTDHMPQIIKFIQRIIGNGYAYSTDSGDVYFDLEAFGLKRYKKLATHYMEPGKRNTDKRNQEDFSLWKAALPGEPWWHSPWGSGKGRPGWHIECSVMANEVFGENLDIHTGGRDLAFPHHNNEIAQCEGCFNSDGWARYFLHSGHLFLKSDPNKMSKSLKNVVSIQDFLQSYTTNHFRVLCLMSKYNNDIEYSEETVRHAVKICKQLASFLNDADSYVKGHVSAREISEAALMQKLAETQTQFMRAIADDFDTKRGLDAIMELVRAANMAIGSRQHQQHLSVPRYPGALAAVASYISRTVDALGIKFQSRKDVAASRSSKTLASTMDTLINLRSEVRQWALDTPLQDDLKGSGVTQEGQVEKPTRKLMYKALHRRAELLQKCDNVRQDLLHCGIQIKDRQTTATWEYVEKKGTNKP; via the exons ATGATTCCAAGGGTTCCTTTTAGCACCATTTGGACGTCTCGACACAATGGCAAGTTGTTATTATCGGGACAGCCGACGATCACTTGTTTGTCATCGTCATCGGCGTCAATCTCGGCGACAGTTCCCCTGCAGCGTATGTCATCGTGTCTGTCGTGTAAAAGTCAATTTGCCAAAAGAAAGTACACACGGCATAAGCATGCTCACGTCATACAGAAACTTGGTTTCCTTGGAAATACATCTTGGAGTCAGGAACAAGTCAGTGTCCAGCGAAGGCATTATATTATTGCCAATCGGGAACAAATTTTACCCACCAGCAAAGGCAGGAATCTGAATTTTAAAAGTTATGAATCAACAAATTGTGTGAGATGCTTGAACACCAGTAACCATGGGAACGTGAGACTTTCTCAGCAACAAGGTTCCTATGTGAAGAAATTGAGTAAAGTGTTAAGGGATAGACTAATTGAACGGGAGAAAATTGCGGATTTGAAAAGAGCTGCACCAGTCGTGGAGGACCAGAGTACAGCGAGTGCCAAAAGTGACTGGGTTAAACGAGATGGTTACGATACTGGGATTATGGTCCAGAACTCATTGACGAAGCAACAGTACAAAAAGGAGCCACTTGTTCTATGCAATAAATCAGTGGCTACATG GTACTCTTGTGGTCCAACAGTCTATGACAGTGCACATATTGGACATGCCAG CTGTTTCGTTCGATTTGACATCCTACGGCGTATCATGACAGAGTTTTACGACATTGACGTGGTGCAGGTTCAGGGTATAACAGACATAGACACAAAGATCATCAGAAGAGCTGAAGATGAAGGCATCGATTTCTACAAACTGACAAAGAAGTACGAAAATGAATTCCTGAGAGATCTGGAAAAATTGCAG GTGCTGCCAGCCACTGTAGTCTCTCGTGTCACCGATCATATGCCTCAGATAATCAAATTCATCCAGAGGATTATTGGTAACGGTTATGCATACTCGACTGACAGTG GTGATGTTTACTTTGATCTGGAGGCATTTGGTTTAAAACGCTACAAGAAGTTAGCTACGCACTACATGGAACCAGGGAAGCGGAATACCGACAAGAGAAACCAGGAGGACTTTTCGTTATGGAAAGCAGCGTTGCCAGGAGAGCCATGGTGGCACTCTCCGTGGGGGTCAGGGAAGGGACGACCAGGGTGGCACATAGAGTGCTCTGTCATGGCCAA TGAAGTCTTTGGAGAGAATCTTGATATCCACACAGGAGGCCGTGACCTTGCCTTCCCCCATCACAATAATGAGATTGCCCAGTGTGAAGGATGCTTCAATTCAGATGGATGGGCTAGGTACTTTCTCCATTCAG GTCATTTGTTTCTCAAGAGTGACCCCAACAAGATGTCCAAGTCATTAAAGAACGTTGTGTCCATCCAGGATTTCCTGCAGTCCTACACGACCAATCATTTCAGAGTGTTGTGCCTCATGTCCAAGTACAACAATG ATATTGAGTATTCTGAGGAAACAGTCCGTCATGCCGTTAAGATCTGTAAGCAGCTGGCCTCTTTCCTGAATGATGCAGATTCttatgtcaaaggtcatgtcTCAGCAAGAGAAATCAGCGAGGCTGCCCTCATGCAAAA GCTTGCAGAAACACAGACCCAGTTTATGCGTGCCATTGCTGATGACTTCGACACCAAGCGAGGGCTCGATGCCATCATGGAACTAGTCAGAGCAGCCAACATGGCCATTGGTAGTAGACAACATCAG CAACACTTGAGTGTACCTAGGTACCCAGGCGCACTGGCTGCAGTAGCATCTTATATAAGCCGTACGGTGGATGCACTGGGGATCAAGTTCCAGAGTAGAAAG GATGTGGCAGCGAGCAGATCATCCAAAACACTTGCCTCTACAATGGACACACTAATCAACCTCAGGAGTGAGGTTAGGCAATGGGCGTTAGACACGCCCCTACAGGATGACCTCAAAGGGTCAGGGGTCACACAAGAAGGTCAAG TAGAAAAGCCGACCAGGAAGCTAATGTATAAAGCACTTCATCGCAGAGCAGAACTACTACAGAAATGTGACAATGTCCGGCAAGATTTACTCCACTGTGGAATTCAAATCAAG GACCGACAGACAACAGCAACATGGGAATATGTAGAAAAGAAAGGAACCAACAAACCTTAA